From Carboxydocella sporoproducens DSM 16521, the proteins below share one genomic window:
- a CDS encoding methyltransferase family protein — MVYVNIILLWTAFGFLHSFLISRWMMKIMQARLGRYYAFYRLGYNIFSLLTFIPPYLYTKSVSTPLAYSFSGWRWLQFGLLVLALGLMLGAFLTYDLKEFLGIKQAQTFKRPGTVAAPRHTRIVKQGLLAWVRHPVYLGTIIFLWSMDSTWAEVVAKGVMTLYILVGIRLEEQKLVAEFGEEYRRYQQEVPMLLPWRRNKV, encoded by the coding sequence ATGGTTTACGTCAATATTATCCTTCTCTGGACTGCTTTTGGGTTTTTGCACAGTTTTCTTATTTCGCGGTGGATGATGAAGATTATGCAAGCCAGGTTAGGGAGATATTATGCCTTCTACCGTCTGGGATATAACATCTTTTCTTTGCTGACCTTTATTCCACCTTATCTTTATACTAAATCCGTTTCTACTCCTCTGGCATATTCTTTTAGTGGCTGGCGCTGGCTGCAGTTCGGCCTGTTAGTGCTGGCTTTGGGTCTGATGCTGGGCGCTTTTCTGACCTATGACTTAAAAGAGTTTCTGGGGATTAAACAGGCACAGACTTTTAAAAGGCCGGGTACAGTGGCAGCGCCACGCCATACCAGGATCGTAAAACAGGGCCTTTTGGCCTGGGTCCGCCATCCTGTCTACCTGGGAACGATTATCTTCCTGTGGAGTATGGATTCTACCTGGGCAGAGGTAGTAGCAAAAGGGGTGATGACTCTCTATATTCTGGTGGGCATCAGGCTGGAAGAACAGAAACTGGTAGCAGAGTTTGGTGAGGAATATCGCCGCTATCAGCAGGAGGTGCCGATGTTATTGCCCTGGCGGAGAAATAAGGTTTAA
- a CDS encoding sigma-54-dependent transcriptional regulator, producing MAATILVIDDEEHLRWILSKALNKTGYRVLTAATGQEGLKLVSEQMPDLVLLDLRLPDLDGITILKTIKKDQPQLPVIVITAHGTVETAIEAMKTGAVDYLTKPFDLDELKLVIERTLTLVELSQEVDYLRGELRERQGEGLIGQSPSMVEIRELIGRIADTAATVLIQGESGTGKEVVARQLHLQSSRANKPFVAINCAAIPENLLESELFGHERGAFTGANARKKGKLELVRGGTLFLDEIGEMPLTLQAKLLRVLQERTYERVGGTEPLKLEARIIAATNRDLRKAIQEGKFREDLYYRLQVIPIHLPPLRERREDIPLLVQHFLRKYDPGKRLKGVAPEAMALLQQYHWPGNIRELENTIERAVILCTGHEITPENLPREISGDKQRVAGVLLDFPPEGINLEEVERELIRLALVRSGGNQTQAARLLGITRSALIYRMEKYGL from the coding sequence ATGGCAGCGACGATACTGGTTATCGATGATGAGGAGCATTTGCGCTGGATATTGAGCAAGGCATTGAACAAAACAGGTTACCGGGTTCTGACGGCCGCAACCGGACAGGAAGGCCTGAAGCTGGTCAGTGAACAAATGCCTGACCTGGTATTACTGGATTTGCGCTTACCGGACCTGGATGGGATAACAATTTTAAAGACCATTAAAAAAGACCAGCCCCAGCTGCCAGTCATTGTCATCACTGCCCACGGGACAGTGGAAACGGCCATCGAGGCTATGAAAACCGGGGCTGTTGATTACCTGACCAAGCCCTTTGACCTGGATGAGCTAAAACTTGTAATTGAACGCACCCTGACACTGGTGGAACTAAGCCAGGAAGTGGATTATTTGCGGGGAGAGCTGCGGGAACGGCAGGGGGAGGGCCTAATTGGCCAAAGTCCCTCTATGGTGGAAATTCGTGAGCTGATAGGTCGTATTGCCGATACGGCAGCCACGGTGCTGATCCAGGGGGAAAGCGGTACAGGCAAGGAAGTGGTGGCCCGGCAGCTGCATCTGCAGAGCAGTCGTGCCAATAAACCCTTTGTAGCCATTAACTGTGCTGCCATTCCGGAAAATTTGCTGGAAAGCGAACTGTTTGGCCATGAACGGGGGGCTTTTACAGGAGCCAATGCCAGAAAGAAGGGGAAACTGGAACTGGTACGAGGGGGTACTCTGTTTCTGGATGAAATCGGGGAAATGCCGCTGACCCTGCAGGCCAAACTGTTAAGAGTGCTGCAGGAACGAACTTATGAGCGGGTAGGTGGCACAGAGCCCTTGAAACTGGAAGCCCGCATTATTGCCGCTACCAACCGTGACTTGCGTAAAGCTATTCAGGAAGGCAAATTCCGGGAAGACTTGTACTATCGTCTGCAGGTTATTCCTATTCACTTACCCCCTTTACGGGAACGGCGGGAGGATATACCTTTACTGGTACAGCACTTTTTGCGCAAGTATGATCCCGGGAAAAGGCTAAAAGGGGTTGCCCCGGAAGCGATGGCCTTATTGCAACAATACCACTGGCCCGGCAACATCAGGGAGCTGGAAAACACTATCGAGCGAGCGGTAATCCTTTGTACGGGCCATGAAATCACACCGGAGAATCTGCCCCGGGAAATAAGCGGAGATAAGCAACGGGTAGCTGGAGTTTTACTGGATTTTCCCCCGGAGGGTATCAATCTGGAAGAAGTAGAACGGGAGTTAATCCGACTGGCTCTGGTCAGAAGTGGTGGCAATCAGACTCAGGCTGCCCGTTTACTAGGAATAACCCGTTCGGCCTTAATCTATCGTATGGAGAAATACGGGTTGTAA
- a CDS encoding sensor histidine kinase — MRRKFNQSLVFQMGTILGSVLTLLIFTLVSLHVVAGRYNEEILQDKKEKLEVAGQSLQRGLVSQLEKGTSAELIKTYFEEQAGRLTESNPRVVVALSLPRLGSNLIFSQPVQGEKYIFFPPPGRPPGEPGFFGIKPEELQQPRTVVRDGPGGVLIASAYPISARGQRQGTLLVVERVQEGFNLVRTGIRIVSILIPLSALIGVLATFWLLNRMKQRVREITAGLEQLSQDSSYRLPVKGNDELGEIAAAINQLANAVEEKKLLEEQLAQNDRLAALGRLVAGVAHEIRNPLGIMKTTLQVMREEFADQGELQEYLQVLQEQVERQNKTVQEFLAYARPVPPVIQPLNVNSVIDSVLYLAGPYIQRQQVMVKTALEPELPRVAGDGEKLKQVFLNLVLNAVEAMPDGGELNISSYQEENWVIVQFADTGPGIAEEDLTRVFEPFYTTKPGGMGLGLALAYKMIEQQRGLIEVKSSRGAGTIFRVKLPLAGQRGC; from the coding sequence TTGCGCAGAAAGTTTAACCAATCCCTGGTATTTCAGATGGGCACCATTCTGGGCAGTGTATTGACCCTGCTGATCTTTACCCTGGTTTCCCTGCACGTGGTGGCGGGTCGCTACAATGAGGAAATTCTGCAGGATAAGAAGGAAAAGCTGGAGGTAGCAGGCCAAAGCCTGCAGAGGGGGCTGGTTAGTCAACTGGAAAAGGGTACCTCGGCTGAACTGATCAAAACTTACTTTGAGGAACAGGCCGGACGGCTGACAGAAAGCAATCCGCGGGTAGTAGTGGCTCTTTCCCTGCCCCGGCTGGGATCAAACCTGATTTTCAGTCAGCCGGTACAGGGAGAAAAATATATTTTCTTTCCTCCCCCGGGCCGCCCCCCGGGAGAACCTGGATTCTTCGGGATTAAGCCGGAAGAACTGCAACAACCCCGCACTGTGGTCAGAGATGGACCAGGCGGTGTATTAATTGCCAGTGCTTATCCGATTTCAGCCCGAGGCCAGCGGCAGGGAACATTGCTGGTGGTAGAAAGGGTTCAGGAGGGTTTTAACCTGGTCAGAACCGGAATCAGGATTGTATCAATCCTGATTCCCCTTTCGGCTTTAATCGGTGTTCTGGCTACCTTCTGGCTATTGAACCGTATGAAACAACGGGTTCGGGAGATAACCGCCGGCCTGGAGCAATTATCCCAGGATTCTTCCTATCGGCTGCCGGTAAAGGGCAATGATGAGCTGGGGGAAATTGCAGCTGCCATCAATCAGCTGGCCAATGCAGTGGAAGAGAAAAAGTTGCTGGAGGAGCAGCTGGCCCAGAATGACCGCCTGGCTGCTCTCGGTCGCCTGGTGGCCGGGGTGGCCCATGAAATCCGTAATCCCCTGGGCATAATGAAAACCACTTTACAGGTAATGCGGGAGGAATTTGCGGACCAGGGGGAGTTGCAGGAATATTTGCAGGTATTGCAGGAACAGGTAGAACGGCAAAATAAAACCGTGCAAGAGTTTCTGGCTTATGCCAGACCGGTGCCACCGGTGATACAGCCGCTTAATGTAAATAGTGTCATTGATTCCGTTTTGTATCTGGCCGGTCCCTATATCCAGAGACAACAGGTCATGGTAAAAACTGCTCTGGAGCCAGAATTACCTCGGGTTGCCGGTGATGGAGAGAAATTGAAACAGGTTTTTCTCAATCTGGTTTTAAATGCAGTTGAAGCCATGCCCGATGGCGGAGAATTGAATATTAGTAGTTATCAGGAAGAGAACTGGGTGATAGTGCAATTTGCTGATACCGGGCCGGGGATAGCCGAAGAGGATTTAACCCGGGTGTTTGAGCCTTTCTATACCACCAAACCCGGGGGTATGGGGCTGGGGTTGGCCCTGGCCTATAAAATGATAGAACAGCAAAGGGGACTGATTGAAGTTAAAAGCAGCAGGGGAGCGGGAACGATTTTTCGCGTCAAGCTGCCTCTGGCCGGGCAAAGGGGGTGCTGA
- a CDS encoding ABC transporter permease, with translation MSNWQIIKLAWAGIKANKLRSFLTMLGVIIGVAAVIILVSIAQGTSQSVTGRIQGLGSNLVSVSLRSSETDDTLTYEEVLKWQERPGVKGVAPVLNGNVTVKYGNKKYDTSLEGVTPEYEEVRNFHTQRGRFLLDSDVSLRQRVALVGTEVAKELFGQTNPVGKTIKINGENFVVVGLLEEKGAASFGSNDDKVMIPLSTAERLLNTRGIRFVYVQATSPEDVDGVVAQLDNLLYRKLKNTDAYRVFSQAEMLSTVSQVTGMLTLMLGGIAGISLLVGGIGIMNIMLVTVTERTREIGIRKAIGARRRDILRQFLIEALVVSGAGGLFGIVLGVAGSKLLNQFLGVSAAISWQIIGIAFGFALLVGVIFGIYPANKAAKLNPIEALRYQ, from the coding sequence ATGAGTAACTGGCAAATTATCAAACTGGCCTGGGCAGGGATCAAGGCCAATAAGCTGCGCTCCTTCCTCACCATGCTGGGAGTTATTATCGGGGTGGCAGCCGTGATTATCCTGGTTTCCATTGCTCAAGGTACCAGCCAGTCGGTTACCGGCCGGATTCAGGGCCTGGGTTCAAACCTGGTCAGTGTTTCCTTACGGTCCAGTGAAACTGATGATACGCTAACCTACGAAGAAGTATTAAAGTGGCAGGAACGTCCCGGAGTTAAGGGTGTGGCCCCGGTGCTCAATGGCAACGTTACTGTTAAATATGGCAATAAAAAATATGATACTTCCCTGGAGGGTGTAACTCCTGAATATGAAGAAGTACGTAACTTTCACACCCAGCGGGGACGGTTTCTGCTTGACTCCGATGTTAGCTTGCGCCAGCGGGTGGCCCTGGTTGGTACTGAGGTGGCCAAAGAATTGTTTGGTCAAACCAATCCGGTTGGTAAAACCATCAAAATCAATGGCGAAAATTTTGTTGTAGTCGGATTGCTGGAGGAAAAAGGGGCTGCTTCCTTTGGTTCCAATGACGATAAAGTAATGATACCTCTGAGTACGGCTGAACGCCTGCTCAATACCAGAGGAATTCGCTTTGTTTATGTTCAGGCTACCAGCCCTGAAGATGTAGACGGGGTAGTGGCCCAGCTGGATAATTTACTTTATCGTAAGCTTAAAAATACCGATGCTTATCGGGTTTTTAGCCAGGCAGAAATGCTTTCCACCGTAAGTCAGGTTACTGGAATGCTTACCCTGATGCTGGGGGGAATAGCTGGAATCTCCCTGCTAGTAGGGGGTATCGGCATAATGAACATTATGCTGGTAACCGTGACGGAGCGGACCAGGGAAATCGGGATCCGTAAAGCTATCGGAGCCAGACGGCGGGATATTCTGCGGCAGTTTCTAATTGAGGCCCTGGTAGTGAGTGGAGCAGGTGGTCTCTTTGGAATAGTGCTGGGTGTTGCTGGTTCCAAACTGCTTAATCAGTTTCTTGGTGTTAGCGCTGCTATTTCCTGGCAGATAATCGGTATCGCTTTTGGTTTTGCCTTGCTGGTAGGGGTTATTTTTGGAATCTATCCGGCCAACAAAGCGGCCAAACTCAATCCCATCGAGGCCCTGCGTTATCAGTAA